A DNA window from Daucus carota subsp. sativus chromosome 3, DH1 v3.0, whole genome shotgun sequence contains the following coding sequences:
- the LOC108214968 gene encoding protein transport protein SEC23 D, with protein MAVRATMTRFPSDPDAQESSGLPWGITLTPFAGKDENGIAPVYGSDGDLLPRCENCYAYYNTYCDQEQWAWTCALCGNLNGLSSSTISRYSLPHTCAENKSSFIDLELPLEGSDEEAMQARPVYVAAVDLSSSEEFLELTKSALLAALEALGPGSLFGLITFSHKIGLYDVQGPIPVVKNVFIFPESDEATPMELEDVMPLLSFLAPVDTCKDRIASALETLKPTTSWERTTAAGQGLDGVLLGGRGFGVAMEALFSYLGSEYGSTFALARVFAFLSGPPDYGAGQLDTKRYGEQYASKGEDADRALLPEQTPFYKDLAAVAVQSGVCVDIFAVTNEYTDLASLKFLSINSGGSLFLYSNTDDSTLPQDMYRMLSRPYAFNCVLRLRTSNEYKTGHSFGHFFPDPQYENVQHIICCDSYATYAYDFDFANDVGFSRHTSELPMIQIAFQYTVVIPPEELPVSGLSGSSRSKYSLSRRLRIRTLQFGTAQNINEIYDSVDPEVVLSILVHKVILASLEQGVREGRMLLHDWLVILTAQYNDACKNVQSIAAHIDAEFSQCPQLQPLPRLIFALLRNPLLRFHEEGVHPDYRIYLQCLFSALEPSSLNRAIYPLLTSFTTPDVQAYPRHSLSRAALITSESPIFFLDAFTTLIVFYSSTADSTLPYPPPQDCLLRTVINKLKQERSITPKLIFIRGGQDDATLFENYLIEEQDVDGSGFTSMMGLLSFLDEIKHSVLEYMKY; from the exons ATGGCGGTTCGGGCAACGATGACCCGATTCCCATCGGATCCGGACGCGCAAGAGTCTTCGGGTCTACCCTGGGGCATAACGTTGACTCCATTCGCCGGTAAAGACGAGAACGGAATTGCTCCGGTGTACGGATCCGACGGCGACTTGCTTCCCCGATGCGAGAATTGCTACGCCTATTACAATACGTATTGTGATCAGGAACAGTGGGCCTGGACTTGTGCTCTTTGTGGAAATCTTAATGGACTTTCTTCTTCCACCATTTCTAGATACTCTCTCCCTCATACTTGTGCTGAGAATAAGTCCTCTTTTATTGATCTCGAATTGCCtc TGGAAGGTTCTGATGAAGAAGCCATGCAGGCTCGACCAGTCTATGTTGCTGCAGTTGATCTGTCAT CCTCTGAAGAATTTCTGGAACTCACTAAGAGTGCACTGTTGGCTGCTTTAGAAG CGCTTGGGCCGGGGTCACTTTTCGGGCTAATCACTTTTAGCCACAAAATTGGTTTATATGATGTACAGGGGCCTATCCCAGTTGTGAAGAATGTCTTTATCTTCCCAGAATCTGATGAAGCCACACCAATGGAGCTTGAAGATGTAATGCCCTTGTTATCTTTTTTGGCTCCG GTGGATACCTGCAAGGACCGCATTGCTTCTGCCCTTGAAACACTTAAACCAACAACCTCATGGGAAAGAACCACAGCTGCGGGTCAAGGATTAGATGGAGTCTTGCTTGGTGGTCGGGGTTTTGGGGTCGCAATGGAAGCTCTCTTCAGTTACCTTGGGTCTGAATATGGAAGTACATTTGCATTAG CCAGAGTGTTTGCCTTTTTGTCTGGTCCACCTGATTATGGAGCTGGGCAACTGGATACAAAACGATATGGtgagcagtatgctagcaaagGAGAGGATGCAGATCGTGCACTTCTTCCAGAGCAGACACCGTTTTACAAGGATTTG GCTGCTGTTGCTGTTCAATCAGGTGTTTGTGTGGATATATTTGCTGTTACAAATGAATATACAGATTTGGCATCCTTAAAATTTCTCAGTATTAATAGTGGAGGTTCATTGTTTTTGTATTCCAACACTGATGACTCTACACTACCTCAGGACAT GTATCGAATGTTAAGTCGGCCTTATGCCTTTAATTGTGTACTGCGGCTGAGGACATCCAATGAATACAAAACAGGCCATTCT TTTGGTCATTTCTTCCCCGATCCACAGTATGAGAATGTTCAGCACATCATCTGCTGTGATTCTTATGCTACTTATGCTTATGACTTCGATTTTGCAAATGATGTTGGATTCTCCAG GCACACCTCAGAACTCCCAATGATACAGATTGCATTTCAGTATACTGTTGTTATTCCTCCAGAGGAACTTCCCGTATCAGGATTAAGCGGTTCAAGTAG AAGCAAGTATTCTCTCAGCAGGAGACTGAGAATTCGAACTCTGCAATTCGGAACTGCTCAGAATATCAATGAAATCTACGACAGTGTTGATCCTGAAGTTGTGCTCTCTATACTTGTTCACAAG GTCATATTAGCATCATTGGAGCAAGGAGTTCGTGAGGGAAGGATGTTGCTTCATGATTGGCTTGTAATTCTTACGGCTCAGTATAATGATGCTTGTAAAAATGTCCAGTCAATAGCTGCTCATATTGATGCAGAGTTCAGTCAATGCCCACAATTGCAGCCTTTACCTCGCCTGATCTTTGCATTGCTTAGGAATCCTCTTCTTCGCTTCCATGAAGAAGGTGTTCACCCTGACTATCGAATTTACCTACAATGCCTATTCAG TGCACTAGAACCAAGTTCTCTTAACCGTGCCATATATCCACTTCTTACATCATTCACTACGCCGGATGTACAAGCTTATCCTCGACATTCTTTGAGTCGTGCTGCACTAATAACGAGTGAAAGTCCAATCTTTTTCCTTGATGCATTTACAACCCTTATTGTGTTTTACTCATCTACAGCTGACTCTACACTGCCTTATCCTCCGCCACAAGACT GTTTACTGAGAACAGTCATTAACAAACTGAAACAAGAGAGAAGCATCACTCCGAAACTAATATTCATCCGCGGAGGACAAGATGATGCCACCCTGTTTGAGAATTATCTTATTGAGGAACAAGATGTTGATGGTAGTGGTTTCACAAGCATGATGGGGCTACTTTCCTTTTTGGATGAGATCAAGCACAGTGTCCTAGAATACATGAAATATTGA